A portion of the Anthonomus grandis grandis chromosome 7, icAntGran1.3, whole genome shotgun sequence genome contains these proteins:
- the LOC126738695 gene encoding uncharacterized protein LOC126738695 has protein sequence MAEKREKREKREKKGEKGEKGEKGEKEEEEKEGKEGKEGKEGKEGKEGKEGKEGKEGKEGKEGKEGKEGKEGKEGKEGKEGKEGKEGKEGKEGKEGKEGKEGKERKEGKEEEDRIGEEKFRLGSQSYLLSLSNSCQANTSLFYKLK, from the coding sequence ATGGCAGAGAAGAGGGAGAAGAGGGAGAAGAGGGAGAAGAAGGGAGAGAAGGGAGAGAAGGGAGAGAAGGGAGAGAAGGAAGAGGAAGAAAAGGAAGGAAAGGAAGGAAAGGAAGGAAAGGAAGGAAAGGAAGGAAAGGAAGGAAAGGAAGGAAAGGAAGGAAAGGAAGGAAAGGAAGGAAAGGAAGGAAAGGAAGGAAAGGAAGGAAAGGAAGGAAAGGAAGGAAAGGAAGGAAAGGAAGGAAAGGAAGGAAAGGAAGGAAAGGAAGGAAAGGAAGGAAAGGAAGGAAAGGAAGGAAAGGAAGGAAAGGAAAGAAAGGAAGGAAAGGAAGAAGAGGACAGGATAGGAGAAGAGAAATTCCGTCTAGGTAGTCAGAGTTATTTGCTCTCTCTTTCTAACAGTTGTCAAGCCAACACTTCTCTTTTTTACAAGTTGAAATGA